The genomic window CAATTTTTAAAAACCTTGGACTGCCTTTTAAGGTTATAGGTAGTGTGCGCAAAGCGATGAACTTAATTGCCGAATTTAAACCCGATGCAGTGGTTGGAGTTGGTGGTTATGCTTCTGGTCCGTTGCTATATGCGGCTTCCCTAAAAAATATACCTTACTTGATACAAGAACAAAACTCTTACGCAGGCATTACCAATAAGTTGTTGGGCAAAAAGGCGGCTAAGATTTGTGTAGCTTTTGATGGTATGGAAGCTTTTTTTCCTGCCGATAAGATTTTAAAAACTGGAAATCCGGTAAGAAAGAATATTGTTAGCATAGAGGGTAGAAGATATGCTGGTGCCGAGTTGCTAAAGCTCGATCCTTTGAAGAAAACCATTTTGGTTACTGGCGGAAGTTTAGGTGCTGGAACTTTAAATAAGGCCGTAGAAAAACACTTGGCAGAAATCATCGCACAAGATGTGCAAGTAATTTGGCAAACAGGAAAGTTCTACTACAAAGGAATTACAGAACGACTAGGTTTAGATCATCATCCAAACGTGAGAATTTTAGAGTTCTTAAACCAAATGGATTTGGCCTATGCTGCTTCTGATGTGATTATTTCTAGAGCTGGAGCTGGTACCATTGCAGAACTTTGCTTAATCAAAAAGCCAGTGATTTTAGTGCCTTCGCCAAATGTGGCAGAAGACCATCAAACCAAAAATGCTCTGGCTTTGGTAAAGGAGAATGCCGCTATCTTAATTGCAGATACAGCCGCAGAAGATATTTTGGTAAAACAAGCATTAGAACTGCTAAACGATAAAGAAAAATCAGCATTGCTGAGTGAGAATATAGGAAAGATGGCTTTTGCTAACGCCGATGAAGTAATAGCAAAAGAAGTGTTAAAGCTAATTAAGTAAAAAGTTAAAAGTAGAAAGTAAAAAGTTGTTGACGGAAACGTCAAACATTAGTTAGAAAACGGTAGATATAGGTAAGCGGAAAGTCTCAAATCTCAATACTCATATCTCAAATCTAAAATAAATGGAATTGTCAAACATTAAAAGAGTTTATTTTGTAGGCATAGGTGGCATAGGCATGAGTGCGCTTGCTCGCTATTTTGCAAAACGTGGCTGCGTAGTTTGTGGCTATGATAAAACTCGTACTGCTTTGACTGGTCAATTGGAGCAAGAAGGTATTCTGATTTCATTTTTGGATGAAGAAGAAACTATTCCTGTTGCTTTTAGAGAAAAATTTGATGATACGTTGGTGGTGTACACTCCAGCTATCCCTAAAAATTCGCAAATTCTTAATTTCTTCCAAAGCAAAGGTTTCGATTTAAAGAAACGTTCGCAGGTATTGGGCATCATTAGCGAGGGAATGTATTGTGTGGCGGTAGCTGGTACACACGGCAAAACTACTACTTCTTCTATGATTGCCCACATTTTAACCGATACAGGTTTTGGTTGTACGGCATTTTTGGGAGGTATCACTACAAATTACAACAGCAATGTGCTGTATGGTAAGAACAATGTGGTTGTGGTTGAGGCTGATGAATACGATCGTTCATTCTTGACCTTGCATCCAGATGTAGCGGTAATTACTTCTATGGATGCCGACCATTTAGATATTTACGGAGATGAGAGTCATTTGCACGAATCCTTTAATCTGTTTGCGGGCCAATTGAAAGAAAACGGCCGCTTATTTATTAAGGATGGATTGCCAATTGCAGGAATCACTTATAGTGCGACTGGAAATTCGGCCATCAATGCTAAAAACATAAGAGTAGAAGATGGATGCTTTGTTTTCGATTTCGAAGATGGTTATACGACCATCAAAGATTTGAAACTGGCAATGCCGGGCAAACACAACGTTGAGAATGCTACAGCGGCTATTGGCTCCGCTTTAAGTTTGGGCATTCATCCAAACAGTGTAAAAAAAGCAATTGCAAGTTTCAAGGGAGTAAAACGTAGGTTCGAAACCATTGTTAAAACCGAGCAACATATTTATATCGATGATTATGCGCATCACCCTGAAGAACTAAGAGCTTGTTTTGATGCCGTGAGGCAATTACATCCTGATAAGAAATTGACGGTTGTTTTTCAGCCGCATTTGTTTACGCGTACTCGCGATTTTGCAGATGAATTTGCCAAAGTGTTAAGCACAGCTGATGAAGTGATTTTGTTAGAGATCTATCCCGCTAGGGAGTTGCCGATTGAAGGGGTTACTTCTCAGATGTTGTTGGATAAAATCACAAATCAGCATAAACAAATTTGCGCTAAGGAAAGTGTAGTAGAATTGATAAAAATTAAAAATCCTGAACTAACTTTGACCGTTGGTGCAGGAGACATTGATACCCTAATTGAACCTTTAAAAAACACCTTAACCCATGCTTAAAAGAATAAACTGGAAGGCGATTTTTAAAGGCTTTGCCTGGATAACCTGCTTGGCGGGCGTAGTGGTATTGATGGGCTTTATCGATAATAAAAAACAATCGGTAAAATGTGCAAAAATTGAAATATTAATTCCAGGAGCGGATAATTTTATCGAAATAGAAGAAATAGATGCCATCTTAAAACAAAATCAGGGCGATTTAATTGGTAGAAATTTAGAAGGAATTAATCTGCACGAAATCGAGAAAAGTATCGCAGCAAATCCTTACATCGGTTTTGTAAAGGTTTATGCAGATATGAATGGAACTGTGTTTGTAGAAGTGAAACAACGCCAACCAGTATTGAGAATTTTAAATGCAGGCGGACAAGATTACTATGTAGATAGCGATGGATTGAAAATGCCGATTTCACCAAACTTTACAGCAAATGTATTGGTAGCTACCGGTAACATTTTGGAAGGTTTTAATGGTAGGGTAGATACTTTAATGACTTCTACAGCGAAAGACTTATACAGAACTGCTGTATTTATAAAGAAAGATACCTTATGGGATGCACAAATAGAACAGTTATACATTAACGATAAAGCAGATATAGAAATGGTGCCAAGGGTGGGCAACCAACGTATTATTTTAGGTAATGCGAAAAATATAGAAACTAAAATGAGCAATTTGTTGGCTTTCTATAAACAGGCAATGCCAAAAGTTGGGTGGAATGCTTATCGTTCTATTAATTTGAAATACACTAATCAAATTGTTTGCGAGAAAAGAGATTCGTTAGCAATTAAAAAGATAGAAAAACCTGTGCTGCCCGATTCTGTGTCTATGCAGCGTCAGGCTGTTGACCAACAAGTTCAGTCTGCCATACAAGACGAAATTAGAAAGGCAACACAGGCGGCCGCCGATGAAACAAATAAGACAGAAAAAAAGGAGAAAACATCAGCGCCTGCTAAAACAGAGAATACAACAGATAAAAATAAAGCTTCTAAAAATAAAGAGGGTGTAAAGGAAACAGTAAAGAAAGAAAAAGAGAAAGAGACAAAAACAAGAGAACAAAAAACGGAAATGCTCTCGCAGAAGCAAACAGCTACTAAAGAAAAAAGAAATTAGTTTATCGTTTATCGTTCTTTGTTTACAGAGCAACAAATAACGAGCAACGAAAAACCAAAATACAAACAACGAAAAAAAATACTCAACAATAAATAATAATGGTTATGGGCAAAGAAAAAACTACCATTCAATCTCCAATCGTAGTAGGACTAGATATTGGTACCACCAAGATCTGCGTAATCGTGGGACGCAGAACAAATCATGGTAAAATAGAAGTGCTAGGTATTGGAAAGGCCGAATCTGCAGGTGTTACCCGCGGTGTGGTTTCTAATATTCAAAAAACAGTGCAGGGCATTAATGCAGCGGTAGAAGTTGCTAGCTCACAATCAAACGTAGAGATACGTGTAGTAAATGTGGGCATTGCAGGTCAGCACATTAAAAGCTTGCAACATCGTGGAATTTTAACTCGTAGGGAGTTAAATAACGAAATCAGCAAAAAAGATATCGATAAATTAATTGACGATATGTTTAAGTTGGTAATGCCTCCAGGCGAAGAAATTATCCATGTATTGCCGCAAGAATTTACAATTGATAACGAACCGGGTATCAAAGATCCAGTAGGTATGGCAGGCGTGCGTTTAGAAGCTAACTTCCACATCATCTCTGGTCAGGTAACTGCGGTTAAAAACATCATGCGTTGCGTAACCAATGCAGGCTTGCAAACCCAAGAATTAATTCTAGAGCCATTGGCTTCTTCTGAATCGGTGTTGAGCGAGGAAGAAAAGGAAGCCGGCGTATGCTTAGTTGATATTGGTGGTGGTACAACCGATGTGGCTATTTTCCACGAAGGTATCATCCGTCACACAGCGGTTATTCCATTTGGTGGTAACAGTGTAACCGAAGACATTAGAGAAGGATGTTCGGTAATGCGTAACCAAGCAGAATTGCTAAAAACCCGATTTGGTTCTGCCCTAGCCGAAGAGAACAAAGAGAACGAAATTATCTGCGTTCCTGGATTGCGTGGTCGCGAGCCAAAAGAAATTTCTGTGAAGAACCTTGCCTACATCATCCAGGCCCGTATGGAAGAGATTGTAGAGCACGTTTACTACGAAATTAAATCATCGGGTTACGAAAAACGTTTAATTGGTGGTGTGGTAATTACTGGTGGTGGTGCTTTGTTGAAACACTTGAACCAAATGGTAGAGTACGTAACAGGTTTAGATTGCCGTGTGGGATATCCAAACGAGCACTTGTCTAAATACGAAGAAATGCCTAAAAATATCTACGACGATTTGAAGAGCCCAATGTATGCCACCTCTGTAGGTTTGTTAATTAAGGGTATTCAAAAAGCTGAGGATTTGTTAGAAGAAATGAAACAGCCTGGCGTGTTTGTAGAGAAACCAAAAGAAGTTAAAGAAAAAGCTAAAAGAAGCGGTTTGTTCGATAAATTATTAGGAAAAGCTACAGAATTTATCAAAGATGATATGAATGTGAGCGACGAAGATTACATCAAGCCGTAATATTTTTCCACAATTCGGGAATTTTCCACATTCTTAACACTTGTGGAAAACGACTGTTAAAAAAGTGTTAATATTACAAAAGGAATGAACAGCAAAAATTAGAAATTTAAACTACTGATTCATAACAATATGAAGTTCGAAATGTTAAAAGATAAATCTTCAATTATCAAAGTTATTGGTGTTGGAGGTGGTGGAGGTAACGCGGTAAACCACATGTACCGTCAAGGAATTACTGGTGTAGACTTTATAATTTGTAATACTGATGCGCAGGCATTGGAGTTTAGCCCTATTCCAAATAAAGTACAGTTGGGTGCAAGCTTAACCGAAGGAATGGGTGCTGGTTCTATCCCAGAAGTTGGTAAAAATTCTGCTATAGAAAATATAGAGGACATCAAAACCATGCTTGGCCCGCAAACCAAAATGCTTTTCATTACGGCTGGTATGGGTGGTGGTACTGGTACTGGTGCCAGTCCAATTATTGCCAAGGCAGCTAAAGAACTTGATATATTAACGGTAGCTATCATTACTACGCCTTTCTCTTTCGAAGGAAAAAGACGTAAGATGCAGGCCGACGATGGTTTAGAAGAATTAAAGAAATACGTAGATTCTTACTTGGTAATTTCTAACGATAGACTACGTGAGATTTTCGGTAACCTTACCTTAGGTTCTGCATTTGCACAAGCAGATGATATTTTAACTACAGCAGCTAAAGGTATCGCAGAAATCATTACTGTTCCGGGTTATATCAACGTGGATTTTAAGGATGTGCGTACCGTAATGAAGGAAAGTGGTGTTTGTATCATGGGTAGCTATGCTGCCGATGGCGATAACCGAGCTTTGACAGCAGTAGAAGGTGCGTTAGCTTCTCCATTATTGAAAGATAATGAGATCGAGGGCGCAAGATATATCCTTTTAAACATCAGTTCTGGGGTAAAAGAGGTAACCATGGACGAGGTCTCAATCATTACAGACTATATCCAAGATAAAGCAGGTTTAAGTGCCGATTTAA from Pedobacter sp. SL55 includes these protein-coding regions:
- the murG gene encoding undecaprenyldiphospho-muramoylpentapeptide beta-N-acetylglucosaminyltransferase, with product MNNFPKIIISGGGTGGHIFPAVAIANALKAISPQCEILFVGATGRMEMEKVPAAGYQIVGLNISGIQRGSIFKNLGLPFKVIGSVRKAMNLIAEFKPDAVVGVGGYASGPLLYAASLKNIPYLIQEQNSYAGITNKLLGKKAAKICVAFDGMEAFFPADKILKTGNPVRKNIVSIEGRRYAGAELLKLDPLKKTILVTGGSLGAGTLNKAVEKHLAEIIAQDVQVIWQTGKFYYKGITERLGLDHHPNVRILEFLNQMDLAYAASDVIISRAGAGTIAELCLIKKPVILVPSPNVAEDHQTKNALALVKENAAILIADTAAEDILVKQALELLNDKEKSALLSENIGKMAFANADEVIAKEVLKLIK
- a CDS encoding cell division protein FtsQ/DivIB, translated to MLKRINWKAIFKGFAWITCLAGVVVLMGFIDNKKQSVKCAKIEILIPGADNFIEIEEIDAILKQNQGDLIGRNLEGINLHEIEKSIAANPYIGFVKVYADMNGTVFVEVKQRQPVLRILNAGGQDYYVDSDGLKMPISPNFTANVLVATGNILEGFNGRVDTLMTSTAKDLYRTAVFIKKDTLWDAQIEQLYINDKADIEMVPRVGNQRIILGNAKNIETKMSNLLAFYKQAMPKVGWNAYRSINLKYTNQIVCEKRDSLAIKKIEKPVLPDSVSMQRQAVDQQVQSAIQDEIRKATQAAADETNKTEKKEKTSAPAKTENTTDKNKASKNKEGVKETVKKEKEKETKTREQKTEMLSQKQTATKEKRN
- the ftsZ gene encoding cell division protein FtsZ; translation: MKFEMLKDKSSIIKVIGVGGGGGNAVNHMYRQGITGVDFIICNTDAQALEFSPIPNKVQLGASLTEGMGAGSIPEVGKNSAIENIEDIKTMLGPQTKMLFITAGMGGGTGTGASPIIAKAAKELDILTVAIITTPFSFEGKRRKMQADDGLEELKKYVDSYLVISNDRLREIFGNLTLGSAFAQADDILTTAAKGIAEIITVPGYINVDFKDVRTVMKESGVCIMGSYAADGDNRALTAVEGALASPLLKDNEIEGARYILLNISSGVKEVTMDEVSIITDYIQDKAGLSADLIWGNCIDENLGDKISVTIIATGFQTTEQREKDKQNVKKISLLTPEEAPLVRPVEPVNSFITPKEAPVSNEPVLKVQTEEAKQPDLFGDLFNIAKPAPVAAAPAPAPEENGVVFHQLVEEEVPQEEPKQVEEPAFQFEVKVAETEFVFETPVATIQEEIIEERPVAAAPVQEEFGADQDKTDESIEEQLRKSKERILRLKDLSMKLRTTNGLQELENVPAYQRKQMQLQQIQHSSESQVSRFTLTNDEDGETGIRPNNSFLHDNVD
- the murC gene encoding UDP-N-acetylmuramate--L-alanine ligase yields the protein MELSNIKRVYFVGIGGIGMSALARYFAKRGCVVCGYDKTRTALTGQLEQEGILISFLDEEETIPVAFREKFDDTLVVYTPAIPKNSQILNFFQSKGFDLKKRSQVLGIISEGMYCVAVAGTHGKTTTSSMIAHILTDTGFGCTAFLGGITTNYNSNVLYGKNNVVVVEADEYDRSFLTLHPDVAVITSMDADHLDIYGDESHLHESFNLFAGQLKENGRLFIKDGLPIAGITYSATGNSAINAKNIRVEDGCFVFDFEDGYTTIKDLKLAMPGKHNVENATAAIGSALSLGIHPNSVKKAIASFKGVKRRFETIVKTEQHIYIDDYAHHPEELRACFDAVRQLHPDKKLTVVFQPHLFTRTRDFADEFAKVLSTADEVILLEIYPARELPIEGVTSQMLLDKITNQHKQICAKESVVELIKIKNPELTLTVGAGDIDTLIEPLKNTLTHA
- the ftsA gene encoding cell division protein FtsA, whose protein sequence is MGKEKTTIQSPIVVGLDIGTTKICVIVGRRTNHGKIEVLGIGKAESAGVTRGVVSNIQKTVQGINAAVEVASSQSNVEIRVVNVGIAGQHIKSLQHRGILTRRELNNEISKKDIDKLIDDMFKLVMPPGEEIIHVLPQEFTIDNEPGIKDPVGMAGVRLEANFHIISGQVTAVKNIMRCVTNAGLQTQELILEPLASSESVLSEEEKEAGVCLVDIGGGTTDVAIFHEGIIRHTAVIPFGGNSVTEDIREGCSVMRNQAELLKTRFGSALAEENKENEIICVPGLRGREPKEISVKNLAYIIQARMEEIVEHVYYEIKSSGYEKRLIGGVVITGGGALLKHLNQMVEYVTGLDCRVGYPNEHLSKYEEMPKNIYDDLKSPMYATSVGLLIKGIQKAEDLLEEMKQPGVFVEKPKEVKEKAKRSGLFDKLLGKATEFIKDDMNVSDEDYIKP